Proteins encoded within one genomic window of Tamandua tetradactyla isolate mTamTet1 chromosome 11, mTamTet1.pri, whole genome shotgun sequence:
- the ATCAY gene encoding caytaxin: MGTTEATLRMENVDVKEEWQDEDFPRPLPEETGMESPGSPTEDASSPPNTLSFSGVHRQRKTLVAPEINISLDQSEGSLLSDDFLDTPDDLDINVDDMETPDETDSLEFLGNGNDLEWEDDTPVATAKNMPGDSADLFGDNAAEDGSATNGRLWRTVIIGEQEHRIDLHMIRPYMKVVTHGGYYGEGLNAIIVFAACFLPDSSLPDYHYIMQNLFLYVISSLELLVAEDYMIVYLNGATPRRRMPGIGWLKKCYQMIDRRLRKNLKSLIIVHPSWFIRTVLAISRPFISVKFINKIQYVHSLEDLEQLIPMEHVQIPDCVLQYEEERIKARKESVRPQPEFVLPRSEEQPEVVAESRSAPVSENQETSMS; the protein is encoded by the exons GCCTCTGCCGGAAGAGACTGGGATGGAGTCACCTGGCAGCCCCACCGAAGACGCATCCT CACCCCCGAACACGTTGAGCTTCAGCGGCGTTCATCGTCAAAGAAAGACCCTGGTTGCTCCAGAGATCAACATCTCCCTGGACCAGAGCGAAGGGTCGCTGCTGTCCGATGACTTCCTGGACACCCCAGATGACCTCGACATTAACGTGGATGACATGGAGACGCCCGATGAGACCGACTCGTTGGAGTTCCTGGGCAATGGCAACGACCTGGAGTGGGAAG ATGACACCCCCGTGGCCACTGCCAAGAACATGCCTGGGGACAGCGCAGATCTGTTTGGGGACAATGCGGCCGAGGATGGCAGTGCCACCAACGGGCGCCTGTGGAGGACAGTAATCATTGGGGAGCAGGAGCACCGCATCGATCTGCACATGATCCGGCCCTACATGAAGGTGGTGACCCATGGAG GCTATTATGGCGAAGGTCTCAACGCCATCATCGTCTTTGCCGCCTGCTTCCTCCCGGACAGCAGCCTCCCCGACTATCACTACATCATGCAAAACCTCTTCCT GTACGTCATCAGCAGCTTGGAACTTCTGGTCGCTGAGGATTACATGATCGTTTACCTGAACGGAGCCACGCCCCGACGCAGGATGCCGGGCattggctggctgaagaagtgttACCAGATGATTGATCGGAG ATTGCGGAAAAATCTGAAGTCCTTGATCATCGTGCACCCCTCCTGGTTCATCCGGACGGTGCTGGCCATCTCCCGCCCCTTCATCAG TGTGAAATTCATCAACAAGATCCAATACGTGCACAGCTTGGAGGACCTGGAACAACTCATCCCCATGGAACATGTCCAGATCCCGGACTGCGTCCTACA GTATGAAGAGGAAAGAATCAAGGCCAGGAAGGAAAG TGTGAGGCCCCAGCCAGAGTTTGTCCTACCCAGGTCTGAAGAGCAACCAGAGGTGGTGGCGGAGAGCAG GTCTGCTCCAGTCTCAGAAAACCAGGAAACCAG CATGTCCTGA